The Deltaproteobacteria bacterium genome contains the following window.
ATTCCGGATTACGGATTACGATTATTTACCGTGTACGTCTTTTGGCCTGTTTCGTAGTATGCCGATTTGTCGGCGTTTTTTAAAAAGCGCCCGATGAATCAGGCAACTACTTTTCTTTACTCTTTTTGCTTTTCACACTTTGTCGCTTTGTCGCTTTGCCACTTTACCCTGGCAGTCATTCCTCTTGACATAGTTCTTTACATTTCATAAAGTTACAAACTTCATCACACGAGGAGAACAGGGGGTTATGAGAAACTATTTCAAGGAAGCGGCGGTGACGATCTATCGGGAGGCCCGTGAAGGGGGCCGGTTGCTCGAGGGGCTGGGGCTTGACCAGTTGAAGGAGCTCTCCCTGCGGCAGGAAGGGGTGATCCAGACGAACCTGGGGTCGGTGGCGGCCGATTCGGAACCCATGTCACGCTCGGCGCCCTTTACGAAGAACAATGTTGACCATATTTTCGGCGAGGAAGAGGAACGGCTTGCCCAGCAGGCCATTGAGCGCTTGCGGAGAGATCGGGTGGTATCACTGGACACGATCATCGGTGACGGGCGCGATGGGGTAACGGCGCGTTTTCTGATGCCGGAGCAGTATATACAGATCGCTTACGGATTAAAGCTGTTGTTCGAGGACACGCCGGCGCCGCGGGTAGTGGAGGAGCCCACCTATACCTTGATATTTTTCAGCGATGACTCCTTTGAACGGAACAAGGTCAGAAAGCTCCTGGAGAAGGACGTGACGATCCGGTTGTGGATGGGTGAACGCCGGGGTGACCAGGTGAAGATATGCCGGAACAGCACCTATCTGGGAGAGGCGAAAAAAGGGGTGTTCCAGTTCGAGGGATGGCGGGTAAAGGCCATAGACAGGCAGGGAATATTTCTGCACTGCGGAGCCCGGAGGGACAACCTGTGGATATACGACCTGGAGACGGAAAGGCCTGAGTTGCAGGAGCGGGTGACCGGGGTTGCCGGGCTGACGGCGACGGGCAAGACGACGACGCTCTGCCGGAAGCTGGCGAAGCTACCCCGGGAGACATCGGAGATGATAGGGGATGACGGCGGCACGCTCGGGTTCGACGGGAGTTATGCGGCCTTTGAAATGGGCGGCGTGTACATCAAGACGGAAGGTCTTGATGAAAACCAGCCTGAGATCCTGCGGGCGGCGCTGAGCGCCGACACGTTCCTGGAAAACGTTGCCATATCGAAATATCCTTACATGCCGGATTTCATGGACCTGAGCAAGACAGGAAACGGCCGGGCCGTCATCCGGCGGGACAACCTGGGACTGGCGAGCAAGGGCCTGCGGGCGGACCGCCTGGACTTTATCATCATGCTGACGCGCAATCCCCTGGCGAACGTCATATCGAAGATGACACCGGAGCAGGCGACGATGCAGTTCATATACGGGGAATCGATCGAGAGCACGGGGGGCAATCCTGAGGAAGCAGGGACGTTCAAGCGCGTGGTGTTTCTGGATCCCTTTCTGACGGGAGACCGTCTCGAGCATGCCATGCTGTTTTACGAGATCCTCAGGCGGAACCGGATCAAATGTTACCTGGCGAACACGGGGACCATCGGGGAGCACGAGATGAAGGTTTCCCTGCGGCAGTCTCTGGCGACTTACAGCGATGTGATGCGGACGCAACTGCGTATAGGATCGGAGCCGGACCACCTGGGGTATCATTATCCCATCAAGAGCGACCGCTCGAACATGGACCTGATGAACGCGTCCCCCATGTTCCGGGACCGTGAACTTCTGAGGCGCAAGGTATCGGATTTTCTGAAAGGCCGGCGGCTCGCTCTCGAACAGTTCGAATCGAAATGGGGAACCATTCCCGATGAGATCAGGGAATCACTTCCCTATCGGGAGGACCAGCTGCGATTTTCCTTTTCGGAAAAGGATAATCATCACTTTGTCGAGTAGGAAGGGAGGTCCGTGTTTTTATGAAGATAGCCGTCTTGACAGGGGGAGGGGATTGTCCCGGTCTCAACGGGGCCGTAAAGTGGGTAACGAAAACAGCCCTTGACCTCCATCTCGAGGAGGACCGATCTGAGAAGTTTGAAGTGCTCGGCGTCATGGGGGGCTGGAGGGGGCTCATCGAGGTGGACCCTGAAAGCGAGGAAAGCCGCCGCCGTCACCTGAAGGTGCTGACCGAGGAAATTGTCAGGGCCTGGGACCGCCAGGGCGGCACGAATCTCGGGACGACGCGGACGAACCCCTTCAATCCGAAAAATGACCGGTCACAACAGGTCCTTGAAAACATCGAAAAGCTCGGCATCGATGTGATCGTCGCCATCGGAGGGGAGGACACCCTCGGGGTGGCTCACATGCTGTACCGGCAGGGTATCAGGACCGTGGGTATTCCCAAGACGATCGACGGCGACCTCGAGGGGACCGAGTATTCCCTTGGTTTCGA
Protein-coding sequences here:
- a CDS encoding phosphoenolpyruvate carboxykinase produces the protein MRNYFKEAAVTIYREAREGGRLLEGLGLDQLKELSLRQEGVIQTNLGSVAADSEPMSRSAPFTKNNVDHIFGEEEERLAQQAIERLRRDRVVSLDTIIGDGRDGVTARFLMPEQYIQIAYGLKLLFEDTPAPRVVEEPTYTLIFFSDDSFERNKVRKLLEKDVTIRLWMGERRGDQVKICRNSTYLGEAKKGVFQFEGWRVKAIDRQGIFLHCGARRDNLWIYDLETERPELQERVTGVAGLTATGKTTTLCRKLAKLPRETSEMIGDDGGTLGFDGSYAAFEMGGVYIKTEGLDENQPEILRAALSADTFLENVAISKYPYMPDFMDLSKTGNGRAVIRRDNLGLASKGLRADRLDFIIMLTRNPLANVISKMTPEQATMQFIYGESIESTGGNPEEAGTFKRVVFLDPFLTGDRLEHAMLFYEILRRNRIKCYLANTGTIGEHEMKVSLRQSLATYSDVMRTQLRIGSEPDHLGYHYPIKSDRSNMDLMNASPMFRDRELLRRKVSDFLKGRRLALEQFESKWGTIPDEIRESLPYREDQLRFSFSEKDNHHFVE